From the genome of Cynocephalus volans isolate mCynVol1 chromosome 14, mCynVol1.pri, whole genome shotgun sequence, one region includes:
- the LOC134362719 gene encoding melanoma inhibitory activity protein 2-like, giving the protein MEVPGAAPQPYLGLVLGELCRTVAAWPEDLRPGPGFPWELVTCVALTAFLILLFLWRSVRSVRSRLYVGREKRLAEKLSGLIEEKCKLLDKLSVVQEEYEGLESAVKGASFEKESTEAQSLEATYGKLSRSKSKLEDEIVSLAIELKEQKSKHCEQDELVADISKRIQSLEDESKSIQSQVAEAKLICKIFQMNEERLKVAIKDALNENSQLRESQKQLLQEAEVLKEQVSELHKQKITFEDSRVHAEQVLSEKENHIKSLTERLLKMKDWAAVLGEDMMADDLELEMKSESQN; this is encoded by the coding sequence ATGGAGGTGcctggggctgcccctcagccgtacttggggctggtcctgggagagctgtgcaggactgtggcagcatggcctgaagacctgagaccgggccctggttttccatgggaactggtgacatgtgtgGCTCTTACtgcatttttgattctcttgtttttgtggagaagtgttcgatcggtgagaagccggctgtatgtaggaagagagaaaagacttgctgaaaagctttctggactaattgaagaaaaatgtaaactacttgacaaactcagcgttgttcaagaggagtatgaaggcttagagtcagctgtgaagggtgccagctttgagaaggagtcaacagaagcacaaagcttggaggcaacctatggaaAGCTGAGCaggtccaaatctaaacttgaggatgaaatagtctctctagcaatagaattaaaagaacagaaatctaaacattgtgagcaagacgAATTGGtggcagatatttcaaaaaggatacagtccctagaagatgaatcgaaatccatccagtcacaagtagctgaagccaaactaatctgcaaaatatttcaaatgaatgaagaacgtctgaaggtggcaataaaagatgccttgaatgaaaattcccaacttcgggaaagccagaaacagcttttacaagaagcggaagtattgaaagaacaagtgagtgaacttcataaacagaaaataacatttgaagacTCCAGAGTCCACGCAGAACAAGttctgagtgagaaagaaaatcacatcaagtctctgactgaacgcttgctcaagatgaaagactgggctgctgtgcttggagaagacatgatggctgatgacttggaattggagatgaagagtgaatcacaaaat